In Dasypus novemcinctus isolate mDasNov1 chromosome 10, mDasNov1.1.hap2, whole genome shotgun sequence, one DNA window encodes the following:
- the LOC101433338 gene encoding olfactory receptor 51Q1-like, whose amino-acid sequence MSHLSNNTQDHFYFILTGIPGFEASHIWISIPFCCLYTISIMGNTIILNVIRTETSLHQPMYLFLSMLALTDLGLTLTTLPTVMPLLCFNIRKISFEACFAQFFFLHGFSFMESSVLLAMAFDRYVAICRPLHYTSILTNEVIGKIGLGIICRCGLAVLSSLFLLKRLPFCGSHLLSHSYCLHQDMIRLVCADIRVNSWYGFALVLFIIVMDPLLIVLSYTLILKSILSTASWTERFRALSNCLSHILAVLVLYLPMVSLSMTHRFAKHAPPLVHVVIANIYLLVPPVMNPIIYSIKTKQIRQGIFHFLFQRKVH is encoded by the coding sequence ATGTCCCACCTATCTAACAACACCCAAGACCACTTCTACTTCATTCTCACGGGCATTCCTGGATTTGAGGCTTCCCACATCTGGATCTCCATCCCCTTCTGCTGCCTCTACACCATCTCCATCATGGGAAACACCATCATCCTCAACGTCATCCGCACGGAGACATCCCTCCACCAGCCCATGTACCTATTTCTCTCCATGCTGGCCCTGACTGACCTGGGTCTCACCCTCACCACCCTGCCCACAGTCATGCCACTCCTCTGCTTCAACATTCGGAAGATCAGCTTTGAAGCCTGTTTTGCTCAGTTCTTCTTCCTCCATGGATTCTCTTTCATGGAATCGTCTGTCCTTTTGGCTATGGCCtttgaccgctatgtggccatctgccgcCCCCTCCATTACACCTCTATTCTTACTAATGAAGTCATTGGCAAGATTGGGTTAGGCATCATTTGCCGCTGTGGGCTGGCTGttctttcctcccttttcctACTCAAGCGCCTGCCCTTCTGTGGCTCACACCTCCTCTCTCACTCCTACTGCCTCCACCAGGATATGATTCGCCTGGTCTGTGCTGACATTCGGGTAAACAGCTGGTATGGATTTGCTCTGGTCTTGTTTATTATTGTGATGGACCCACTGCTCATTGTGCTCTCCTATACTCtcatcctgaaaagtatcttgaGCACAGCCTCCTGGACTGAGAGATTCCGTGCCCTCAGTAACTGCCTGTCCCACATCCTGGCTGTTCTGGTCCTCTATCTGCCCATGGTGAGCCTGTCTATGACTCACCGCTTTGCCAAGCATGCCCCTCCACTTGTCCATGTGGTCATTGCCAATATCTACCTGCTGGTTCCCCCTGTGATGAACCCCATTATTTATAGTATAAAGACTAAGCAGATTCGCCAGGGAATCTTTCACTTCCTCTTCCAAAGGAAGGTACACTGA